One Streptomyces formicae genomic window, GAGCCGAAGTCGCCGCGTCTGGATGCCTACCAGCGGCTGCTGAAGGGGTGGGCCGCAAAGCATCCCGCACACGGCGCATCCTCGGCTGCCGCCACGGCACTGTCGGCGATGTCCAGTGAATCGGCCGCGTCCGAGGTGGAGACGGCAGATGCCCCGCAGGCTCCCACCGCTCCAGCCACCGGGCCAGCGCGTCCCGCCACCCGGCCGGCGGCGGCATCGCGCCGCCCGGCTGCGAGGAAAGCAGCTCAGCCCGCAGCCGATCCGCGCTTCCCGCACGGTCCGCTCGCGGTCCTGGACGGCGACGGGTCCGCGTACGGCACGGGCGGCATCGTGCTCGACTGCCCTGCGACCACTGTGGTGGAACTGGTGGAGTGGACGCTGCGCGAGTCCGGTCTCGGCGCGCCGAAGCTCAACCGGTACGGCAAGGACAGCGACCCGCTGATCGTGCTCACCGCGGCCGCCGCGGTGAAGCTGGGGCTGCCCGAGCGCCTGGAGGGCCACGAGCAGCGCCGCTCCCTGCGCCTGCCGGAGGACCACCCAGTGGTCAAGCAGGTGGTGAAGGCGAAGTGGCAGTTGACGCAGCGCGGGTTCGGGCCGTGGGCGCGGATCTACCGCAAGGCGCAGGGCCGCGACCGGCAGTGTGTGCAGCTGGCGATCCTGTCCTGGGACGCCCTCGATGAGCGGTCCTGGCCCGGCGTGAGCGGGATGGAGTCGGCCGACATCGCCCGCGTGCTGGGCGTGTACGCGACCCGGGTCATCACCCCGCGCGGCTCCACCGCCGTCTCCGGCCTCGAGCTGATGACCGCGCTGCGCCCGCCCACCAAGGCCGTGCAGGACCCGCAGACCGGGAACTGGGTGTCCGGCTACAACGCGGGCAGCCTCGGCACCGAGCCGATGGACCCGGCGCCGCCGGAGGCCACCCCGGAACACCCTGTCGTCGTCAACAGCGGCTGGACGGGCGGGTTCCTGAACGAGGAGGCGTACCAGTGGGTGCGATCGGTGGACATGCTCTCCGATGAGGAGTGCACGCTGCCCTTCGCGGTCGGCCTGGACCTCAATACCGCGTTCCTCGCCGCCGCGGCCCGCTTGGTCGTCGGCCTCAGCGCGCCGGACCACTTCCACACCCCGGTGTTCAACCCGAAGATCCCCGGATCCTGGCTGGTCGACCTCTCGCACATCGAGGTGGACCCGCGGCTGCCCAGCCCGTTCACGCCGGACGGCTACCGCCCGACGGGCCCGGCCTGGTATCAGACGCACACTCTCGCCTACGCCCAGGAGCTCGGCTACGACGTGCACCCGATCGAGGCGTACCTGCGCCGCGAGACCGGTGCGTACCTGGACCCGTGGCACGACCGGCTCAAGACCGCCTACGTCGACACCCTCGCCGACCTCGGC contains:
- the tap gene encoding telomere-associated protein Tap, with translation MASEEELFASVDALLNEEPHLPPPAERARLREAAGITQARLATALKTTTQSVKNWENGRSEPKSPRLDAYQRLLKGWAAKHPAHGASSAAATALSAMSSESAASEVETADAPQAPTAPATGPARPATRPAAASRRPAARKAAQPAADPRFPHGPLAVLDGDGSAYGTGGIVLDCPATTVVELVEWTLRESGLGAPKLNRYGKDSDPLIVLTAAAAVKLGLPERLEGHEQRRSLRLPEDHPVVKQVVKAKWQLTQRGFGPWARIYRKAQGRDRQCVQLAILSWDALDERSWPGVSGMESADIARVLGVYATRVITPRGSTAVSGLELMTALRPPTKAVQDPQTGNWVSGYNAGSLGTEPMDPAPPEATPEHPVVVNSGWTGGFLNEEAYQWVRSVDMLSDEECTLPFAVGLDLNTAFLAAAARLVVGLSAPDHFHTPVFNPKIPGSWLVDLSHIEVDPRLPSPFTPDGYRPTGPAWYQTHTLAYAQELGYDVHPIEAYLRRETGAYLDPWHDRLKTAYVDTLADLGVTKDLDDAAFLAAMEQHRQADPAMAAVLSAIKATVKGGIGKLRERPQGRHYKEGEPWPALLRPTWRPDIRAAVISKARVNMHRKLLNMSRMTGLFPLAVLSDCVVYPSPGDSPLNFLPYAASGKPQPGGFRLGPTPGLAKLEGVQPMLWAVDLMEKGLNPARHIKGGDAVLDEGE